From Rhodanobacteraceae bacterium, a single genomic window includes:
- a CDS encoding RNA pseudouridine synthase yields MSSEPLTLLADNPRWIAVDKPPGIAAIPARDEAPEESLRHRLQQQLGVPLWVVHRIDRETSGVMIYARDAEAHRALNLAFQRGQVAKTYLAWTAGVPDPASGQIGVPMHAARKGKMRPAQPGEPGAISARTDYAVEHTWPHASAAIARVRCHPRTGRQHQIRVHLRAIGCPILRDGYYGLATFKPPYDGLPLQRLALHAAAIELPRVLEQPAQRVEAAVPADLRELESLLGERG; encoded by the coding sequence AAGCCGCCCGGCATCGCCGCGATCCCGGCGCGCGACGAGGCGCCCGAGGAATCGCTGCGCCACCGGCTGCAGCAGCAACTCGGCGTGCCGCTATGGGTGGTCCACCGGATCGACCGCGAGACCAGCGGCGTGATGATCTATGCGCGCGACGCCGAGGCTCATCGCGCGCTCAACCTGGCCTTCCAGCGCGGCCAGGTGGCCAAGACCTACCTCGCCTGGACCGCCGGTGTGCCGGACCCGGCCAGCGGCCAGATCGGCGTGCCGATGCACGCCGCGCGCAAGGGCAAGATGCGCCCAGCCCAACCCGGCGAGCCCGGCGCGATCTCCGCGCGCACCGATTACGCCGTAGAGCACACCTGGCCGCACGCCAGCGCAGCCATCGCCCGCGTGCGCTGCCACCCGCGCACCGGCCGCCAGCACCAGATCCGCGTCCACCTGCGCGCGATCGGCTGCCCGATCCTGCGCGACGGCTACTACGGCCTGGCCACCTTCAAGCCACCCTACGACGGCCTCCCGCTGCAGCGCCTGGCCCTGCACGCCGCCGCGATCGAGCTCCCGCGCGTGCTGGAGCAGCCGGCGCAGCGGGTGGAGGCGGCGGTGCCGGCGGACTTGCGGGAGCTTGAGTCACTGCTGGGTGAACGCGGCTAG